From Marinifilum sp. JC120:
CTTTACCATTGACGCCGTGGACGGAGTCAAGCCCCTTTCCCGCAAAGCATGGGCAGCAGTTGAAAACGCAAACCTCCCCACAGTTATCTACATCAATAAGATGGACCGAGACCGTGCAGACTTCGATTCTGCCTTCGACAGCCTAAACTCTGCTCTCGGCATCAGCCCCGTACTGCTGCATTATCCCATCGGAATCAAGGAAAATTTTAAGGGCGTAGTGGATATGCTCTCTGGTCAGGCCTATCTTTTCGAAGAGGACGGAAAGGTCTCCAAAGGTGATATTCCCGCCGATATCGCAGATGAAATTGAAATTCTGCGCGAAACCATGATCGAAAACATCGCGGAAAGCGATGAAGATCTCATGGAAAAATATCTTGAAGAAGGTGAACTTACTCCTGAAGAAATCGCCAAAGGACTTACCGCCGGTGTAATGAACCGCAGCCTGTTCCCGGTCTGCGTTGGTGCCGCGCTGGAAAACAAGGGTGGTTCCTTCCTGCTGGACATGATCCAAGCCTACCTGCCATCTCCGCTGGATCATGCCGAGTGGCAGGGTGAAGAAGGCACAACTCGCGAATCTTCCGCCGACGGCCCTGTGGCCTGCTTTGTCTTCAAAACCATCGCCGACCCCTTTGCAGGACAGCTTACCGTCTGCCGCGTTCTCTCCGGAACCGTCAGCGGCGATATGACTCTGACCAACACAAACACCGACGCCAAAGAAAGAATGGGCAACATCCAGCTCATGATCGGCAAGGAACAAAAACCGCTCAAGAGCCCCGCAGGCCCCGGTGCAATCATCACCCTTGCCAAACTCAAGGAAACCTTCACCGGCGACACCCTCTGCGATGACGCTAACAAATTCACCCTTGAAAAGCCGCAGTTGGCTCCGCAGCTGATTACCTTCGCCCTTTCCCCTGCGGAAAAAGGTGACGAAGATAAAGTTTTTCAAGCCATTCAGAAGCTGCTAGCCGAGGACGTAAATCTCAGCCTTTCCCGCGATGAAGAGACCGCTGATATCCTGCTTTCCGGTATGGGCCAGAACCATATCGAAATCTCCGTTGAGAAAGCAAGACGCCGCTACAAGGCTGAAATCGTACTCAACGCACCCAAGGTTCCCTATCGCGAAACTATCAAAGGCTTTGCCGAAGTCAACGGACGTTTTAAGAAGCAGTCAGGTGGACGCGGACAGTTCGGCGATTGCTGGATCAAACTCGAGCCGCAAACCAAAGGCGAGGGATACGAATTCGTCAATAAAATCGTTGGCGGCGTAATTCCCAAGCAGTACATTCCCGCAGTTGACAAAGGTGTACAGGAAGCTGCACAGAAAGGAATTCTTTCCGGCTCCCAGATTATTGACTTCAAGGTCACTCTTTACGATGGCTCCTACCATTCCGTTGACTCCTCGGAAATGGCCTTCAAGGTTGCCGGATCAATGGCTTTCAAGAAAGCTTGCGAACAGGCCGGGGTTGCCCTGCTTGAGCCGCTGATGAACGTTGTGGTCGAAGTACCTGATGAATTCATGGGCGACATTATCGGTGACCTTTCTTCCCGCCGCGGCAAGGTGCTCGGTTCCGACTCCACCGCTGGCGTAACCGAAGTTAAGGCCCACGTGCCCATGTCCGAAATCCTCAAGTACGCACCGGATCTGCGCTCCATGACCGGTGGACAGGGAACATTCACCATGGAACTTTCCCATTACGAAGAATGCCCACCGCCCATCGCGGATAAAGTTATTGGAGAATTCAATGCAGGTAAGGATGAATAACAACATATTCACTCCATAAAAATAAAACAGATAAGGCCGGAACGAAAGT
This genomic window contains:
- the fusA gene encoding elongation factor G, with translation MSEALQNQRTFALVGHGGCGKTSTAEMILFNAGVIDRLGKIEEGTTALDTEPEEIKRRGSIQSGFAGYKWNKNDHYLIDTPGDANFCGDRPYSLAASDGVVFTIDAVDGVKPLSRKAWAAVENANLPTVIYINKMDRDRADFDSAFDSLNSALGISPVLLHYPIGIKENFKGVVDMLSGQAYLFEEDGKVSKGDIPADIADEIEILRETMIENIAESDEDLMEKYLEEGELTPEEIAKGLTAGVMNRSLFPVCVGAALENKGGSFLLDMIQAYLPSPLDHAEWQGEEGTTRESSADGPVACFVFKTIADPFAGQLTVCRVLSGTVSGDMTLTNTNTDAKERMGNIQLMIGKEQKPLKSPAGPGAIITLAKLKETFTGDTLCDDANKFTLEKPQLAPQLITFALSPAEKGDEDKVFQAIQKLLAEDVNLSLSRDEETADILLSGMGQNHIEISVEKARRRYKAEIVLNAPKVPYRETIKGFAEVNGRFKKQSGGRGQFGDCWIKLEPQTKGEGYEFVNKIVGGVIPKQYIPAVDKGVQEAAQKGILSGSQIIDFKVTLYDGSYHSVDSSEMAFKVAGSMAFKKACEQAGVALLEPLMNVVVEVPDEFMGDIIGDLSSRRGKVLGSDSTAGVTEVKAHVPMSEILKYAPDLRSMTGGQGTFTMELSHYEECPPPIADKVIGEFNAGKDE